AATGGTCGGAAGCTTACAGTAATATTCACTGCGCGTAATGGCTTTACTAGAGTAATTTCTGCCCGGGATCAAAGTCGTAAGGAGCGACGCTTTTATGAAAAAACAAGTGATAAAGAAAATTCCTAAATTCAAAAACGAAGACGCGGAGCGTCTCTTTTGGGATACCCATGACACTACGGAGTATTTTGATTTCTCTAAGCCGATTTCGATTAGCTTCCCAAATCTAAAGCCGTCGACGGAAACGATTTCGCTGCGGCTTCCAAAGTGGCTTTTGGACAATATAAAGACCGCTGCCAA
This sequence is a window from candidate division WWE3 bacterium. Protein-coding genes within it:
- a CDS encoding BrnA antitoxin family protein, whose amino-acid sequence is MKKQVIKKIPKFKNEDAERLFWDTHDTTEYFDFSKPISISFPNLKPSTETISLRLPKWLLDNIKTAANKRDVPYQSLIKVLLVECLASI